One region of Sebastes fasciatus isolate fSebFas1 chromosome 1, fSebFas1.pri, whole genome shotgun sequence genomic DNA includes:
- the mustn1b gene encoding musculoskeletal embryonic nuclear protein 1b, translated as MSQPAEVKKKKRPPMKEEDLKGARSKLGLKGEVKSKTYEVMVECERMGKVAPSVFSGVRSGTETALGNPAAAKAPGPSVFSK; from the exons ATGTCACAG CCAGCcgaggtgaagaagaagaagcgtcCCCCGATGAAGGAGGAGGACCTGAAAGGAGCCCGCAGTAAACTGGGACTGAAGGGCGAGGTCAAGAGTAAGACCTATGAGGTCATGGTGGAGTGTG AGCGAATGGGTAAAGTGGCTCCATCTGTGTTCAGCGGTGTGAGGTCAGGGACAGAGACGGCCCTGGGCAATCCTGCTGCCGCCAAAGCTCCTGGACCCAGCGTGTTCAGCAAGTAG
- the LOC141755101 gene encoding inter-alpha-trypsin inhibitor heavy chain H3-like produces MSGLQGVGLLLLWGSVCLWLPGLARGALVISRDHEDLQETSGAARSLQKRSTNEDKVEVYSVKVECTVTSRFAHTVMTSKAVNKANSSQEIFFEVDLPKTAFIVNFSMEIDGQMYVGEVKEKEKAKKQYEKAVSSGQTAGLVKVSGRKMEKFSVSVNIAAESNVTFVLTHEELLQRKLGQYEIMTRVKPKQPVQEFQIVTNIYEPQGIAFVDASATFLSNELLPLVEKTVTDKKAHISFSPTMDQQRKCAGCDGTLIDGDFIIKYDVNRAKSLGDIQIVNGYFVHFFAPPDLTRVPKNVVFVIDRSGSMSGTKMAQTREALLLILQDLHVDDHFALVQFDSVIAVWRESLSKATEENVSEGMDYVRRIDASGGTNINDAVLKGVNMLLTDRREKRLPERSVDMIILLTDGNPNSGESDPSMIQANVRSAIEGAMSLYCLGFGNDVDYPLLDVMSKENKGVARRIFEASDAAIQLQGFYEEVASPLLLEVDLRYPVNSVDSLTTNHYSQLFNGSEIVVAGRLMDNDLDNFMVEVFGQGFEEAYKVEGLASALDWDVMYPNEQYIFGDFTERLWAYLTIQQLLEKSKSGSADEKANATAKALDMSLRYSFVTPLTSMVVTKPETEDGTEPPLIADKLTEEQRQQAERMSHRHVPSYYARGSPARMAPMAPTYFVDGDPHFMIELPERDDALCFNINEVPGTIFNLVRDPKQGILVNGEIIGDKKIAPDGKINTYFWRFGIVHRTLGVRLEVSTQDITVLQDGKLVTMLWSDTASVKGPNVDLLLTKDRSLTVSLKDSVKFVVLLHKVWAKHPYHRDYLGFYTLDSHLLSPSVHGLLGQFYHGIEYEVSELRPGEVPEKPDATMFVKGLELNVTRGWQRDFRQDVKNGENVPCWFIHSNGTGLIDGEASDYIVSGLFKTV; encoded by the exons ATGTCTGGACTGCAGGGTGTTGGACTTCTGCTGCTGTGGGGCAGCGTCTGCCTCTGGCTGCCCGGCCTGGCCCGCGGGGCTCTGGTCATCTCCAGGGACCACGAAGATCTGCAG GAGACAAGCGGAGCTGCCAGATCACTGCAG AAAAGAAGTACAAATGAAGACAAG GTGGAGGTGTACAGCGTGAAAGTGGAATGCACTGTGACGTCTCGTTTCGCCCACACCGTCATGACCTCCAAGGCTGTGAACAAAGCAAACTCCTCCCAGGAAATCTTTTTCGAAGTGGATCTGCCAAAAACCGCTTTCATCGTCAACTTCAGCAT GGAAATTGATGGTCAGATGTATGTTGGGGAGgtgaaggaaaaagagaaagcCAAGAAACAGTATGAGAAGGCTGTTTCCTCTGGACAGACTGCTGGACTGGTGAA GGTTTCTGGAAGGAAGATGGAGAAGTTTTCAGTGTCTGTCAACATCGCAGCTGAAAGTAACGTGACTTTCGTTCTGACCCACGAGGAGCTCCTTCAGAGGAAACTGGGCCAGTATGAGATTATGACCCGGGTTAAACCCAAACAACCGGTCCAGGAGTTTCAG ATTGTGACAAACATCTATGAGCCTCAGGGCATTGCTTTTGTTGATGCCTCTGCAACCTTCCTCTCCAACGAGCTGCTCCCCCTGGTGGAGAAAACCGTCACAGACAAGAAG GCACACATCTCTTTCTCACCAACTATGGATCAGCAGAGGAAGTGCGCAGGTTGTGATGGGACACTCATCGACGGAGATTTTATCATCAAGTATGACGTGAACCGAGCAAAGAGCCTCGGGGACATTCAG ATTGTGAACGGATACTTTGTGCACTTCTTTGCTCCGCCTGACCTAACCAGAGTACCAAAGAATGTGGTGTTTGTGATTGATAGGAGCGGATCAATGTCCGGAACAAAGATGGCACAG ACCCGAGAGGCATTGCTGCTGATCCTCCAAGACCTCCACGTGGATGACCACTTTGCCCTCGTCCAGTTTGATAGCGTAATTGCGGTTTGGAGGGAATCACTTAGCAAAGCAACCGAGGAAAACGTGTCTGAAGGCATGGATTACGTCAGAAGAATAGATGCCAGCGGAG GAACCAATATCAATGATGCGGTTTTGAAAGGCGTAAACATGCTGCTCACAGACAGGCGGGAGAAGAGGCTCCCAGAGAGGAGCGTCGACATGATTattttactgactgatggaaatCCAAATTCTG GAGAGTCTGACCCCTCGATGATCCAGGCGAATGTTCGTTCTGCCATCGAAGGAGCAATGTCTCTGTACTGTCTTGGATTCGGAAATGATGTGGATTACCCCCTCCTGGATGTGATGAGCAAAGAAAACAAGGGAGTGGCCCGCAGAATTTTTGAGGCTTCAGATGCAGCCATTCAACTTCAG GGTTTCTATGAGGAGGTGGCCAGCCCTCTGCTTTTAGAGGTTGACCTGCGTTATCCTGTGAACTCAGTGGACTCCCTGACCACCAACCACTACAGCCAGTTGTTTAACGGCTCAGAGATCGTGGTGGCCGGTCGGCTGATGGACAACGACCTGGACAACTTCATGGTGGAAGTGTTCGGCCAAGGG TTTGAGGAGGCCTACAAGGTGGAGGGCCTGGCCAGTGCTCTGGATTGGGATGTGATGTACCCAAATGAGCAGTACATCTTTGGGGATTTCACAGAGCGTCTGTGGGCTTACCTCACCATCCAGCAGCTACTGGAGAAGAG CAAGAGTGGTTCTGCAGACGAGAAAGCCAACGCCACAGCCAAGGCCCTGGACATGTCCCTGCGATACAGCTTCGTCACTCCTCTCACCTCCATGGTGGTCACCAAGCCTGAAACTGAGGACGGAACAGAACCTCCTCTCATCGCTGACAAGCTGACTGAAG AACAAAGACAGCAGGCAGAAAGAATGT CACATCGACATGTACCCAGTTATTATGCTAGGGGATCACCAGCACGAATGGCACCAATGGCACCCACATATTTTG TGGATGGAGATCCTCATTTCATGATCGAGCTCCCTGAAAGAGACGACGCGCTGTGCTTCAACATCAACGAAGTACCAGGAACCATTTTCAACCTGGTCAGAGACCCAAAACAAG GTATTTTGGTCAATGGCGAGATCATCGGAGACAAGAAGATTGCCCCTGATGGTAAAATTAACACCTACTTTTGGCGTTTTGGCATCGTCCACCGGACTCTGGGGGTGAGGCTGGAGGTGAGCACTCAGGATATCACAGTGCTCCAGGATGGCAAACTGGTCACAATGCTGTGGTCTGATACAGCTTCTGTCAAAGGACCCAA TGTGGATCTTCTCTTGACCAAGGATCGCAGCCTAACAGTATCTCTAAAGGATTCTGTCAAGTTTGTCGTCCTGCTACACAAAGTGTGGGCGAAGCACCCGTACCACCGGGACTACTTGGGTTTCTACACCTTGGACAGCCACCTCCTGTCCCCTTCTGTTCACGGCCTGCTAG GTCAGTTCTACCATGGGATTGAATATGAGGTGTCAGAACTGCGTCCAGGTGAAGTCCCAGAGAAACCAGACGCCACGATGTTTGTGAAAGGACTGGAGCTCAATGTGACCAG AGGCTGGCAGAGAGACTTCAGGCAGGATGTGAAGAACGGAGAAAATGTTCCCTGCTGGTTCATTCACAGTAATGGAACAGGCCTCATTGATGGAGAGGCATCAGACTACATTGTGTCAGGCctttttaaaacagtttaa
- the LOC141755656 gene encoding inter-alpha-trypsin inhibitor heavy chain H3-like, which produces MHLYQGFYEEVASPLLLEVDLRYPVNSVDSLTTNHYSQLFNGSEIVVAGRLMDNDLDNFMVEVLGQGFEEAYKVEGLASALDWDVMYPNEQYIFGDFTERLWAYLTIQQLLEKRSVSVTQTGT; this is translated from the exons ATGCATTTATACCAGGGTTTCTATGAGGAGGTGGCCAGCCCTCTGCTTTTAGAGGTTGACCTGCGTTATCCTGTGAACTCAGTGGACTCCCTGACCACCAACCACTACAGCCAGTTGTTTAACGGCTCAGAGATCGTGGTGGCCGGTCGGCTGATGGACAACGACCTGGACAACTTCATGGTGGAAGTGCTCGGCCAAGGG TTTGAGGAGGCCTACAAGGTGGAGGGCCTGGCCAGTGCTCTGGATTGGGATGTGATGTACCCAAATGAGCAATACATCTTTGGGGATTTCACAGAGCGTCTGTGGGCTTACCTCACCATCCAACAGCTACTGGAGAAGAGGTCTGTTTCAGTAACTCAAACTGGGACCTGA